A region of Allocoleopsis franciscana PCC 7113 DNA encodes the following proteins:
- the atpA gene encoding F0F1 ATP synthase subunit alpha, translating to MVSIRPDEISSIIRQQIEQYDQDVKVSNVGTVLQVGDGIARIYGLEKCMAGELVEFEDGEVGIALNLEADNVGAVLMGDGRGIQEGSSVTATGKIAQVPVGEAMIGRVVDALARPIDGKGDIHTTESRLIESGAPGIIARRSVYEPMQTGITAIDAMIPVGRGQRELIIGDRQTGKTSIAVDTIINQKGQDVICVYVAIGQKASTVAQVVGVLQDKGALDYTIVVAANANDPATLQYLAPYTGATLAEYFMYKGKATLVIYDDLSKQAQAYRQMSLLLRRPPGREAYPGDVFYIHSRLLERAAKLSNELGEGSMTALPIIETQAGDVSAYIPTNVISITDGQIFLSSDLFNSGLRPAINPGISVSRVGSAAQTKAMKKVAGKLKLELAQFDDLQAFAQFASDLDKATQDQLSRGQRLREILKQPQYSPLAVYEQVALVYAGLNGYLDDIAVEKVSSFTKGLREYLKTSKQQYGEIVQKEKALTDEAEKLLKEAITEYKQTFLVSV from the coding sequence ATGGTTAGCATTAGACCCGACGAAATTAGCAGCATTATTCGGCAGCAAATAGAACAATACGACCAAGATGTCAAGGTTTCCAACGTTGGCACCGTTTTGCAAGTCGGTGATGGCATTGCCCGGATCTATGGCTTGGAAAAGTGCATGGCTGGGGAACTGGTCGAGTTTGAAGATGGCGAGGTTGGCATTGCCCTGAACTTAGAAGCGGACAATGTCGGTGCCGTGTTGATGGGCGATGGTCGTGGCATCCAAGAAGGTAGCTCTGTTACCGCGACGGGCAAAATTGCTCAGGTGCCCGTGGGAGAGGCGATGATTGGTCGCGTGGTGGACGCCCTAGCCCGCCCGATTGATGGAAAGGGAGACATCCACACCACCGAATCTCGTTTGATTGAATCCGGTGCCCCAGGGATTATTGCACGGCGTTCAGTTTATGAACCCATGCAAACCGGAATCACCGCTATTGACGCCATGATTCCCGTGGGGCGGGGTCAGCGGGAATTAATTATTGGTGACCGCCAAACCGGAAAAACCTCGATCGCCGTTGACACGATCATCAACCAAAAGGGACAAGACGTAATCTGTGTTTACGTCGCCATTGGTCAAAAGGCGTCTACTGTAGCCCAAGTGGTTGGTGTGCTTCAGGATAAAGGAGCATTAGACTACACGATTGTGGTAGCGGCGAATGCCAACGACCCAGCCACCCTTCAGTACCTCGCTCCCTACACCGGCGCGACCCTAGCTGAGTACTTCATGTACAAGGGCAAAGCCACGCTGGTGATTTACGATGACCTCTCCAAGCAAGCCCAAGCCTATCGTCAGATGTCCTTGCTGCTGCGTCGTCCGCCCGGACGGGAAGCGTATCCAGGAGATGTGTTCTACATCCACTCCCGCTTGTTGGAACGGGCGGCGAAACTGAGCAATGAACTCGGTGAAGGCAGTATGACAGCACTGCCGATTATCGAAACCCAAGCTGGTGACGTGTCTGCCTACATTCCTACCAACGTGATTTCGATTACGGACGGTCAGATCTTCCTCTCTTCTGACTTGTTCAACTCCGGTTTACGTCCTGCTATTAACCCCGGTATCTCCGTATCGCGGGTGGGTTCTGCCGCCCAAACCAAGGCGATGAAGAAAGTTGCCGGTAAGTTAAAGCTAGAACTGGCTCAGTTTGATGACCTGCAAGCTTTTGCTCAGTTTGCCTCGGATTTGGACAAAGCCACCCAAGACCAATTGTCACGGGGTCAGCGGTTGCGGGAAATTTTGAAGCAGCCTCAGTACTCACCGTTAGCCGTTTATGAGCAAGTCGCATTGGTCTACGCCGGTCTCAATGGCTATCTGGATGACATTGCGGTTGAGAAAGTCAGCAGTTTTACCAAGGGACTGCGGGAGTACTTGAAGACCAGCAAGCAGCAGTATGGTGAGATTGTGCAAAAAGAGAAGGCACTCACTGATGAGGCAGAAAAGCTGCTGAAAGAAGCGATCACAGAATACAAGCAGACTTTCCTCGTATCCGTGTAA
- a CDS encoding F0F1 ATP synthase subunit gamma, whose translation MANLKFIRDRILSVKNTKKITEAMRLVAAAKVRRAQEQVTATRPFADRLAQVLYGLQNRLRFEDVDLPLLKQREVKTVGLLVISGDRGLCGAYNSNVIRRAENRAKELQQENLNYKYVLVGRKASQYFQRRDQPINAKYTGLEQVPTAAEASMIADELLSLFLSESVDRVELVYTKFVSLISSRPVVQTLLPLTAQGLEAQDDEIFRLTSRGGNFEVTREKVAPQVTPFPRDMIFEQDPVQILDALLPLYLNNQLLRALQESAASELAARMTAMNNASDNASELISSLTLSYNKARQASITQEILEVVGGAEALSG comes from the coding sequence ATGGCCAATCTAAAATTTATTCGCGATCGCATTCTGTCGGTCAAAAATACGAAAAAAATTACCGAGGCGATGCGCCTCGTTGCCGCTGCCAAAGTCCGTCGCGCCCAAGAACAGGTGACCGCCACCCGTCCCTTTGCCGACCGCTTGGCACAAGTTCTCTACGGCTTACAGAACCGTCTGCGGTTTGAAGACGTGGACTTACCCCTGCTCAAACAACGGGAAGTCAAGACGGTTGGATTGTTGGTGATTTCAGGCGATCGCGGTCTTTGTGGCGCTTACAACAGCAACGTCATCCGTCGTGCTGAAAACCGTGCGAAGGAATTACAGCAGGAAAATCTGAATTACAAGTACGTCCTCGTGGGACGCAAAGCCTCTCAGTATTTCCAGCGCCGCGACCAGCCTATTAATGCTAAATATACCGGCTTGGAGCAGGTTCCTACCGCCGCTGAAGCCTCAATGATTGCGGACGAACTGCTTTCCCTGTTCCTCTCAGAATCCGTAGACCGGGTTGAATTGGTTTATACCAAGTTTGTCTCCTTGATTAGTTCTCGTCCAGTGGTTCAAACCCTGCTGCCCTTGACGGCACAAGGACTAGAAGCACAAGATGATGAAATCTTCAGGCTGACAAGTCGTGGTGGCAACTTTGAGGTCACACGGGAGAAAGTCGCACCTCAAGTCACTCCCTTCCCCCGTGACATGATCTTTGAACAAGACCCAGTGCAAATTCTGGATGCCTTGTTGCCCTTGTATTTGAACAACCAGTTACTGCGGGCGCTGCAAGAGTCAGCCGCTAGCGAATTGGCAGCCCGGATGACGGCGATGAACAACGCCAGTGATAATGCCAGTGAACTGATTAGCAGCTTAACCCTGTCTTACAACAAGGCACGGCAAGCGTCGATTACCCAGGAAATTTTGGAAGTTGTGGGCGGTGCCGAAGCACTGAGTGGCTAA
- a CDS encoding 2Fe-2S iron-sulfur cluster-binding protein, with amino-acid sequence MPKTYTVAIHHQGTTHTLEVPEDKQILLAASAAGIDLPSSCNAGVCTTCAAQLLEGTVEQSDGMGLSPELQAEGYVLLCVAYPRSNLKVETGKEDEVYDRQFGQPQ; translated from the coding sequence ATGCCCAAGACTTACACTGTTGCAATTCACCATCAAGGCACAACTCACACCCTAGAGGTTCCAGAGGATAAACAAATTCTTCTCGCTGCCTCTGCGGCTGGAATCGACTTACCCAGTTCCTGTAATGCAGGAGTATGTACTACTTGTGCCGCTCAACTTCTGGAAGGTACGGTAGAGCAGAGCGATGGAATGGGTTTGAGTCCAGAACTTCAAGCTGAAGGTTATGTGTTACTGTGTGTGGCTTATCCTCGCTCTAACCTAAAGGTTGAGACCGGGAAAGAAGATGAAGTATACGATCGCCAGTTTGGTCAGCCTCAATAG
- the atpH gene encoding ATP synthase F1 subunit delta — MKGGSLSAEVYQPYAEALMSIAQANNLTERIGEDIAGLLNLLKESQELQQFLGNPIVKAEDKKAVLKQIGGEQFHQYTNNFLNFLVDRRRVLFLQGICQQYQALLRKLNQTVLAEVTSAVELTEEQKQSVREKVRSMTSAHQVELDTKIDPDLIGGVIIKVGSQLIDASLRGQIRRIGLRLSS; from the coding sequence GTGAAAGGTGGCTCGTTAAGTGCCGAGGTATATCAGCCTTACGCAGAAGCATTAATGTCGATCGCTCAGGCCAATAACCTCACAGAGCGAATCGGAGAAGATATTGCTGGCTTACTCAATCTCTTGAAAGAATCTCAAGAGTTACAGCAGTTTTTAGGCAATCCAATTGTGAAAGCCGAAGACAAAAAAGCTGTACTGAAACAGATTGGTGGTGAGCAATTTCATCAGTACACCAATAATTTCTTGAACTTCTTAGTTGATCGGCGGCGCGTCCTGTTTTTGCAAGGAATTTGCCAGCAGTATCAAGCACTCTTGCGGAAGTTGAATCAAACCGTTCTAGCTGAAGTCACTTCAGCCGTAGAACTGACAGAAGAGCAAAAGCAGTCTGTTCGTGAAAAAGTCCGGTCGATGACAAGTGCCCATCAAGTGGAACTGGATACAAAAATTGACCCCGATTTAATTGGTGGTGTGATTATTAAAGTCGGTTCTCAGTTAATCGATGCCAGTCTACGGGGGCAAATCCGCCGAATTGGTCTGCGCTTAAGCAGCTAA
- a CDS encoding S1 family peptidase has product MRKTGLKNILLAALGLGLVLGANVAQAVIFDRNGNKLPDTEVNSSKVNWELLSVEKGKQYSGIGLLEQSSFGICTAFFLDTQGVNQSPAYAVTNGHCYDGSSFPKPEEVLINQPSNLVFKLNYFKDGLNRVRSVRVRRVVYATMKGTDITVLELDTSFKQLVKEGFTPLKIDPVPAPVGEPVEIVGIPLNGVEPSRSFLHRAVCEIGQSANVREDVYQWEKSIRNRCSLVGGMSGSPVVSLQSNRVVAIANTGVDDNALSQPECSLNRPCEITREGKITTLAKENYAQRVNDIPTCFDQKGIFNLALASCRLEKP; this is encoded by the coding sequence ATGCGAAAAACTGGGTTAAAGAACATACTACTTGCCGCCCTAGGGTTAGGATTAGTGCTGGGAGCAAACGTGGCACAAGCGGTGATTTTTGACCGAAATGGCAATAAGTTACCCGATACCGAAGTTAACTCTTCCAAGGTCAATTGGGAACTTTTGTCTGTTGAAAAAGGCAAACAATATAGCGGTATTGGTTTGCTTGAGCAAAGCTCTTTTGGAATTTGTACTGCATTTTTCTTAGATACTCAAGGGGTTAATCAATCACCCGCTTATGCCGTAACCAATGGTCATTGCTATGATGGTTCTAGCTTTCCCAAACCTGAAGAAGTCCTGATTAATCAGCCTTCTAATTTAGTTTTTAAGTTGAATTATTTTAAAGATGGACTCAATCGGGTTCGTTCAGTTCGGGTAAGGCGGGTTGTTTATGCAACGATGAAAGGAACTGATATCACGGTTTTGGAACTGGATACATCTTTTAAACAATTGGTGAAAGAGGGATTTACTCCTTTGAAAATTGATCCAGTTCCTGCTCCTGTAGGAGAGCCTGTTGAGATTGTTGGGATTCCGCTCAATGGTGTGGAACCTTCTCGGAGTTTCCTTCACCGAGCGGTTTGCGAAATTGGACAGTCGGCGAATGTACGAGAAGATGTTTATCAGTGGGAGAAATCGATTCGCAATCGTTGTAGTTTAGTCGGGGGAATGTCAGGTTCTCCTGTTGTCTCTCTCCAAAGTAATCGCGTGGTTGCGATCGCTAACACGGGTGTCGATGATAACGCTCTATCACAACCTGAGTGCAGTCTCAATCGTCCCTGCGAGATAACCAGGGAGGGCAAGATTACTACCTTGGCGAAAGAAAATTACGCCCAAAGAGTGAATGATATCCCAACATGTTTTGATCAAAAAGGAATTTTTAATTTGGCTCTTGCCTCTTGTCGGTTAGAAAAGCCTTAA
- a CDS encoding CHAT domain-containing protein translates to MRLPRIGLTALITILATIVNVDLGFPGLGQFIQNPRAKIPSSQVLAQTPDSRKAEADRLIEQGIEQYRTSQFEAALQSWQQALIIYREIKDRLGERNALNNLGIAYYSLGDYTKAIEYQQQSLAIAREIKDRRGEGQSLGNLGNAYHALGEYAKAIDYQQQSLAIAREIKDRLGEGESLGSLGLAYSSLGEYAKAIEYHQQHLAISREIKDRFGEGAALGNLGNAYHSLRDYAKAIEYQQQSLAIAREIKDRRGEGQSLGNLGNAYYSLGDYAKAIDYQQQRLAITREIKDRRGEGQSLSNLGNAYYSLGDYAKGIEYYQQTLAIVREIGDKNWEGLVLNILAFALQKLRERSDNVEADIPIQQSAEVDIPIQQGAEADRLFQQGIQQYQTSQFEAALQSWQQALIIYREIKDRPGEGNALGNLGEAYRNLGDYAKAIEYQQQRLAIAREIKDRQGEGYALGNLGNAYNSLGDYAKAIDYYQQSLAISREIKDRLGEGQSLGNLGAAYRSLGDYAKAIEYHQQHLAISREIKDRLGQGQSLSNLGNAYYSLGDYAKAIEYQQQRLAIAREIKDRLGEGHSLGSLGLAYQDLGDYVQAIEYHQQSLAIAREIKDRLGEGTSLGHLGAAYYSLGDYPKAIDYQQQRLAIAREIKDCQGEGASLGGLGNAYYSLGDYAIAIDYQQQRLAIAREIKDRKGEGASLSGLGNAYYSLGDYAKAIEYYQQDLAIAREIKNRQGEGQSLNNLGLALFKSSNLPEAEKTLRAGIETWESQRERLGNNDAYKVSIFEEQARTYRTLQQVLIAQNNPNAALEVAERGRARAFVELLRQRNATTSDSANSPLAPPTLEQLQQIAKQQNATLVEYSIIYNDFKIKGKEEWKESELYIWVIKPTGEITFRKTDLKPLWQQQNTSLAELVTMSRESIGVRSRGLGAVAKVDDATQTNRLQQLYQILIQPIADLLPTNPEARVIFIPQSSLFLVPFPALKDEQGKYLIEKHTILTSPSIQVLELTRKQRENLPPLTKGGTGGVNLVVGNPTMPSVPPYPGEKPQQLAPLPGAEEEAKAIAPLLNTQPLIGNQATESAVKQLLPKARIIHLATHGLLDDIRGIGSAIALTPDSSSSPLAKGGQEGGNGLLTAEEILDLKLNAELVVLSACDTGRGRITGDGVVGLSRSLISAGVSSVIVSLWSVPDAPTASLMTEFYNNIQQRQLDKAQALRQAMLTTMKQHPNPKNWAAFTLIGEAK, encoded by the coding sequence ATGCGTCTCCCAAGAATTGGACTGACTGCTCTCATTACCATCCTGGCAACTATTGTGAATGTAGATTTGGGATTTCCAGGTTTAGGGCAATTCATCCAAAATCCCAGAGCTAAAATCCCTAGTTCCCAGGTGTTGGCTCAAACCCCAGATTCACGGAAAGCGGAAGCAGACCGACTGATTGAGCAGGGTATTGAGCAGTATAGAACCAGCCAATTTGAGGCGGCACTACAGTCTTGGCAACAGGCATTGATTATCTATCGAGAAATCAAAGACCGTTTAGGGGAGAGGAATGCTCTGAACAATCTAGGAATTGCTTACTATTCTCTAGGAGATTACACCAAAGCGATTGAGTACCAGCAGCAGAGTTTAGCCATCGCACGGGAAATCAAAGACCGCCGAGGGGAGGGGCAATCTCTGGGCAATCTGGGAAATGCTTACCATGCCCTAGGAGAATACGCCAAAGCCATTGATTACCAGCAGCAGAGTTTAGCCATCGCACGGGAAATCAAAGACCGTTTGGGTGAGGGAGAATCTCTGGGCAGTCTGGGACTTGCTTACTCTTCCCTAGGAGAATACGCCAAAGCGATTGAGTACCATCAGCAGCATTTAGCCATTTCACGGGAAATCAAAGACCGTTTCGGGGAGGGAGCAGCTCTGGGCAATCTGGGAAATGCTTACCATTCCCTAAGAGATTATGCCAAAGCGATTGAGTACCAGCAGCAGAGTTTAGCCATCGCACGGGAAATCAAAGACCGCCGAGGGGAGGGGCAATCTCTAGGCAATCTGGGAAATGCTTACTATTCCCTAGGAGATTACGCCAAAGCGATTGATTACCAGCAGCAGCGTTTAGCTATCACACGGGAAATCAAAGACCGCCGAGGGGAGGGGCAATCTCTGAGCAATCTGGGAAATGCTTACTATTCCCTAGGAGATTACGCCAAGGGCATTGAGTACTACCAGCAGACTTTAGCCATCGTACGGGAAATTGGTGATAAGAACTGGGAGGGTTTGGTTCTGAACATTCTGGCATTTGCTCTCCAAAAATTACGGGAACGATCGGATAACGTAGAAGCAGACATACCGATACAACAAAGTGCAGAAGTAGACATACCGATACAACAAGGTGCGGAAGCAGACCGACTGTTTCAGCAAGGAATTCAGCAGTATCAGACCAGTCAATTTGAGGCGGCATTGCAGTCTTGGCAACAGGCATTGATTATCTATCGAGAAATCAAAGACCGCCCAGGTGAGGGGAATGCTTTGGGCAATCTGGGAGAGGCTTACCGTAACCTAGGAGATTACGCCAAAGCGATTGAGTACCAGCAGCAGCGTTTAGCTATTGCACGAGAAATCAAAGACCGCCAAGGTGAGGGGTATGCTCTGGGCAATCTGGGAAATGCTTACAATTCTCTGGGAGATTACGCCAAAGCAATTGATTACTACCAGCAGAGTTTAGCCATTTCACGGGAAATCAAAGACCGTTTGGGTGAGGGACAATCTCTGGGCAATCTGGGAGCTGCTTACCGTTCTCTGGGAGATTACGCCAAAGCGATTGAGTACCATCAGCAGCATTTAGCCATTTCACGGGAAATCAAAGACCGTTTAGGGCAGGGGCAATCTCTGAGCAATCTGGGAAATGCTTACTATTCTCTGGGAGATTACGCCAAAGCGATTGAGTACCAGCAGCAGCGTTTAGCCATCGCACGAGAAATCAAAGACCGTTTGGGCGAGGGGCATTCTCTGGGCAGTCTAGGACTTGCTTACCAAGATTTGGGAGATTACGTCCAAGCGATTGAGTACCATCAGCAGAGTTTAGCCATTGCACGAGAAATCAAAGACCGTTTGGGTGAGGGTACATCTTTGGGGCATCTGGGAGCTGCTTACTATTCCCTAGGAGATTACCCCAAAGCCATTGATTACCAGCAGCAGCGTTTAGCTATTGCACGAGAAATCAAAGACTGCCAAGGGGAGGGAGCATCTCTGGGCGGTCTGGGAAATGCTTATTATTCTCTAGGAGATTACGCTATAGCCATTGATTACCAGCAGCAGCGTTTAGCTATTGCACGAGAAATCAAAGACCGCAAAGGGGAGGGAGCATCTCTGAGCGGTCTGGGAAATGCTTACTATTCTCTAGGAGATTACGCTAAAGCGATTGAGTACTACCAGCAGGATTTAGCCATTGCACGGGAAATCAAAAACCGCCAAGGTGAGGGGCAGTCTCTGAACAATCTAGGACTTGCTCTATTCAAATCTAGTAATCTCCCAGAAGCTGAAAAAACTCTCCGTGCTGGAATCGAGACATGGGAATCTCAGCGGGAACGATTGGGTAACAATGATGCCTACAAAGTGTCAATTTTTGAAGAGCAAGCTCGCACCTACCGCACTTTACAACAAGTTCTCATCGCCCAGAATAACCCTAATGCTGCTCTAGAAGTTGCGGAACGGGGACGTGCCAGGGCGTTTGTGGAGCTATTGCGTCAGCGCAACGCTACAACATCAGACTCTGCCAATTCTCCCCTCGCTCCACCCACTCTTGAGCAACTGCAACAAATCGCTAAGCAACAGAATGCCACTCTGGTTGAGTATTCGATTATTTATAATGACTTCAAGATTAAGGGTAAAGAAGAATGGAAAGAATCAGAACTCTATATTTGGGTCATCAAGCCTACAGGTGAAATTACCTTTCGCAAAACTGACCTTAAACCACTGTGGCAGCAACAAAATACCTCTCTAGCAGAACTCGTTACGATGAGTCGTGAATCTATCGGAGTCAGGAGTCGAGGATTGGGAGCCGTTGCCAAAGTGGATGACGCCACTCAAACAAATCGATTACAGCAACTCTATCAAATCCTAATTCAACCGATCGCAGATTTACTCCCCACGAATCCAGAAGCGCGTGTCATCTTTATCCCGCAAAGCTCGTTATTTCTGGTTCCGTTCCCAGCACTCAAAGATGAGCAGGGCAAATACCTGATTGAGAAACACACTATCCTCACCTCTCCCTCGATTCAAGTCCTAGAACTAACCCGCAAACAACGGGAAAACTTACCCCCCCTTACCAAGGGGGGGACAGGGGGGGTTAACCTGGTTGTCGGGAATCCTACCATGCCTAGCGTCCCGCCCTATCCTGGGGAAAAACCGCAACAACTGGCACCTCTCCCAGGTGCGGAAGAGGAAGCAAAAGCCATTGCTCCCCTCCTCAACACCCAACCCCTCATCGGCAACCAAGCTACCGAATCAGCCGTTAAACAACTTTTACCCAAAGCGCGAATCATTCATCTAGCCACTCACGGCTTACTTGATGATATTCGAGGAATTGGCAGTGCTATTGCTCTTACTCCCGACTCCTCATCATCTCCCCTTGCCAAGGGGGGACAGGAGGGGGGTAACGGTTTACTCACGGCTGAAGAAATCCTAGACCTAAAATTAAATGCCGAATTAGTCGTTTTAAGTGCCTGCGATACCGGACGAGGACGCATTACAGGTGATGGTGTAGTTGGACTTTCTCGTTCTTTAATTTCTGCCGGAGTTTCTAGTGTAATTGTTTCCTTATGGTCTGTACCCGATGCACCAACAGCATCATTAATGACCGAATTTTATAATAATATCCAACAGCGCCAACTCGATAAAGCACAAGCCTTACGACAGGCGATGTTGACCACGATGAAACAACATCCTAATCCTAAAAATTGGGCAGCCTTTACTCTAATTGGAGAAGCAAAGTAA
- the atpE gene encoding ATP synthase F0 subunit C produces the protein MNPIIAAASVIAAALAVGLAAIGPGIGQGNAAGQAVEGIARQPEAEGKIRGTLLLSLAFMEALTIYGLVVALVLLFANPFA, from the coding sequence ATGAATCCAATCATTGCTGCTGCTTCCGTTATTGCTGCTGCTCTCGCTGTTGGTCTAGCTGCTATTGGCCCTGGCATTGGTCAAGGAAATGCCGCCGGTCAGGCAGTAGAAGGGATTGCGCGTCAGCCTGAAGCTGAAGGCAAAATTCGCGGTACGCTGCTGCTCTCCTTGGCGTTCATGGAAGCGCTAACCATTTACGGTCTGGTGGTTGCTCTCGTTCTTCTGTTTGCCAACCCCTTCGCGTAA
- a CDS encoding F0F1 ATP synthase subunit B' — protein sequence MTHWTILLAVEAATSTAKEGGLFDFDATLPLMALQFILLVVVLNAVFYKPLSKAIDDRDDYIRKNSLEARERLTKAEKLAQQYEQELAETRRKSQATIAAAQADAQKIAAEKMAQAQGEAQVQREQAAQEIEQQKAEALSSLEQQVDALSRQIIEKLLGPELVNR from the coding sequence ATGACACATTGGACAATTCTACTAGCTGTCGAAGCCGCTACATCCACTGCCAAAGAAGGGGGGTTGTTTGATTTTGACGCCACCCTGCCGTTAATGGCACTGCAATTTATCCTATTGGTAGTGGTGTTAAATGCGGTATTCTACAAACCGTTGAGCAAGGCTATTGACGATCGCGACGATTATATCCGCAAAAACTCGTTAGAAGCACGCGAACGTTTAACCAAAGCGGAAAAACTGGCTCAGCAGTATGAGCAGGAGCTAGCAGAAACTCGCCGCAAGTCTCAAGCCACAATTGCTGCTGCACAAGCAGATGCTCAAAAAATTGCGGCTGAAAAAATGGCTCAAGCTCAAGGGGAAGCTCAAGTTCAACGAGAGCAAGCCGCACAGGAAATTGAACAGCAAAAAGCTGAGGCTCTCTCCTCGCTGGAACAACAAGTGGATGCTCTAAGCCGACAAATTATAGAGAAGCTTTTGGGACCCGAACTGGTCAATCGATAA
- a CDS encoding ATP synthase subunit I, with protein MITYCEARLLRAPLLDWLLLRPVNLSDDSPQPTPVMEELPQGSSPSPENDSSMQEYYQLKQTLVLVTLAITGIVFICVWFFYSLDIALNYLIGACTGMVYLRMLAKDVERLGQQKSRPSPARFALFIGLFIVATRWQRLQILPIFLGFLTYKAALIVYVLQSTLFPTSK; from the coding sequence ATGATTACCTACTGTGAAGCTCGTTTGCTGCGAGCTCCACTTCTGGACTGGCTGTTGCTGCGACCCGTGAACTTGTCAGACGACTCTCCTCAACCAACCCCGGTAATGGAAGAACTGCCTCAAGGAAGTTCTCCATCCCCCGAAAATGATTCCTCAATGCAAGAGTACTACCAACTCAAACAAACCTTGGTGTTGGTCACCCTTGCTATAACAGGGATTGTTTTTATCTGTGTCTGGTTTTTTTACTCACTTGACATTGCTCTGAATTATTTGATCGGGGCGTGCACAGGTATGGTTTACTTGAGAATGTTGGCTAAAGACGTTGAGCGGCTAGGCCAACAAAAAAGCCGTCCGAGTCCTGCCCGGTTCGCGCTTTTTATTGGGCTATTTATCGTGGCTACTCGTTGGCAACGATTGCAGATTTTGCCCATATTTTTAGGTTTTCTGACTTACAAAGCCGCACTCATCGTCTATGTGCTGCAAAGCACCCTATTTCCTACGTCTAAGTAG
- the atpB gene encoding F0F1 ATP synthase subunit A, producing MEMLDGLSVLNSFPLAELEVGKHLYWHIGNLKVHGQVFITSWVVIAILITASIAASRNIQRIPSGIQNFMEYALEFLRDLAKNQIGEKEYRPWVPFVGTLFLFIFVANWSGALVPWKVIHLPEGELASPTSDINTTVAFALLTSLAYFYAGISKKGVVKYFAGYAQPTPILLPFRVLEDFTKPLSLSFRLFGNILADELVVGVLVLLVPLFVPLPVMALGLFTSAIQALIFATLAAAYIGEALEEHH from the coding sequence ATGGAAATGTTAGATGGTTTGAGCGTTCTGAATTCTTTCCCCCTTGCTGAATTAGAAGTTGGCAAGCATTTATACTGGCACATTGGCAACCTAAAAGTACATGGGCAGGTTTTCATTACTTCTTGGGTTGTAATTGCCATTCTCATCACGGCTTCAATTGCAGCATCTCGCAATATCCAAAGAATTCCAAGTGGAATCCAGAATTTTATGGAGTATGCCTTGGAATTTTTGCGGGATTTGGCAAAAAATCAGATAGGGGAAAAAGAATATCGTCCTTGGGTTCCTTTCGTAGGCACTCTATTTCTGTTCATTTTTGTGGCAAATTGGTCTGGGGCGCTTGTTCCTTGGAAAGTGATTCATCTACCAGAAGGTGAGTTAGCCTCTCCCACAAGTGATATCAATACAACCGTTGCCTTTGCACTTCTGACATCGTTGGCGTACTTCTACGCCGGGATTAGCAAGAAGGGTGTCGTGAAGTACTTTGCAGGTTATGCCCAACCTACGCCAATTCTTCTACCTTTCCGGGTTTTAGAAGATTTCACGAAGCCCCTCTCGCTCAGCTTCCGTCTGTTCGGAAATATTCTAGCGGATGAACTGGTTGTCGGAGTGCTGGTGCTGCTGGTTCCCCTGTTTGTCCCTCTCCCTGTAATGGCACTAGGCTTATTTACGAGTGCTATTCAAGCGTTAATTTTTGCAACTCTAGCTGCCGCCTACATCGGAGAGGCACTTGAGGAGCATCACTAG
- a CDS encoding F0F1 ATP synthase subunit B, with protein sequence MAIMSTFSFLATAAAELAAEGGSEGGFGLNTNILETNLINLVIIIGVLFFFGRKFLGKTLSERRSKIEEAIQEAQKRQKDAATALADAQQKLAQAQAEAERIRAAAEENAQAAKAAILEASRQDVERLRETAVQDLNTEREKAIAELRVRVAAMAMQRVEVQLKERLDEHAQQTLIDRSIATIGR encoded by the coding sequence ATGGCTATTATGAGTACTTTCTCATTCCTGGCTACCGCAGCGGCAGAACTCGCAGCGGAAGGTGGTTCAGAAGGTGGTTTTGGTTTAAACACAAACATTTTAGAAACCAACCTGATTAACCTCGTGATTATCATAGGGGTGCTATTTTTCTTTGGGCGTAAATTTTTAGGCAAGACCCTCTCTGAGAGGCGCTCAAAAATTGAAGAAGCGATTCAAGAGGCTCAAAAACGGCAGAAAGATGCAGCCACAGCCTTAGCCGATGCTCAACAGAAGTTGGCACAAGCTCAGGCAGAAGCAGAACGAATTCGAGCAGCAGCCGAAGAAAATGCACAGGCTGCAAAAGCCGCCATTTTAGAAGCGTCGCGTCAAGATGTCGAACGCCTGAGAGAAACAGCCGTTCAGGATTTGAACACCGAAAGAGAAAAAGCGATCGCAGAGCTTCGGGTGCGAGTTGCGGCAATGGCAATGCAGCGCGTCGAAGTACAGCTTAAAGAGCGCTTAGATGAACACGCTCAACAAACGTTAATTGACCGCAGCATCGCTACAATTGGGAGGTAG